The following coding sequences are from one Sciurus carolinensis chromosome 11, mSciCar1.2, whole genome shotgun sequence window:
- the LOC124959994 gene encoding olfactory receptor 5L1-like, whose amino-acid sequence MVEENCTTVTEFILLGLSDVPELRVLLPLIFLLIYGVTVLVNQGMIALIQLSSQLHMPMYFFLSHLSFINFCYSTTIVPKMLANIFSKDKTFSFLGCLVHFYFFCTCVVTEVFLLAVMAYDRFLAICNPLLYMATMSQKLRMELVSSCYFCGMVCSLIHLCLVLEISSYKSNVVDHFFCDLPPIFSLACSDVSINELMVFIVPTVNEIITITIILTSYLFILITILKMRSAEGRHKAFSTCASHLTTIVIFYGTILFTYCQPSLGHSQDTDKVPTVFYTVVIPMLNPLIYSLRNKDVKEALKKMVGSKLFS is encoded by the coding sequence ATGGTGGAGGAAAATTGCACCACAGTGACAGAATTCATTCTGCTGGGATTGTCAGATGTCCCCGAGCTGAGAGTCCTTCTCCCTCTGATATTCCTTCTCATCTACGGAGTCACAGTTTTGGTCAACCAGGGCATGATTGCACTGATTCAGTTAAGCTCCCAACTTCACAtgcccatgtactttttcctcagccacTTGTCCTTCATAAACTTTTGCTACTCCACCACAATTGTGCCAAAGATGTTGGCCAACATCTTCAGCAAGGACAAAACCTTCTCTTTCCTAGGGTGCTTGGtgcatttctacttcttttgtacATGTGTGGTCACTGAGGTCTTCCTCTTGGCAGTTATGGCTTATGACCGCTTCTTGGCCATCTGCAATCCTCTCCTCTATATGGCGACCATGTCCCAGAAGCTTCGCATGGAGTTGGTTTCCAGTTGCTACTTCTGTGGAATGGTGTGTTCTCTGATTCACTTGTGTTTAGTTCTTGAAATCTCATCCTACAAATCAAATGTGGttgatcatttcttttgtgaTCTACCAcctatcttttctcttgcttGCTCGGATGTGTCAATTAATGAACTCATGGTATTCATCGTGCCCACTGTGAATGAGATCATTACCATCACGATCATCCTCACCTCCTACCTGTTCATCCTCATCACCATCCTGAAGATGCgctctgcagaggggaggcacaaagctttttccacctgtgcctcccacctaACAACCATCGTCATCTTCTATGGAACCATCCTGTTCACTTATTGCCAGCCCAGTCTAGGCCACAGTCAGGATACTGACAAAGTGCCCACGGTGTTCTACACTGTAGTGATTCCCATGCTGAACCCCCTGATCTACAGTCTaaggaacaaggatgtgaaagaaGCACTCAAAAAAATGGTAGGatccaaattattttcttaa
- the LOC124960545 gene encoding olfactory receptor 5D16-like produces MFLKERNKTSRATFTLLGFSDHPELQGPLFLVFLAVYTFSVVGNLGMIVIIRINPKLHTPMYFFLSHLSFADFCYSSIIAPKMLVNLLVEDRTISFSGCMVQFFFFCTFVVTELILFAVMAYDRFVAVCNPLLYTVVMSQRLCAMLVFGSYAWGVSCSLTLTCSALKLYFQGFNVINHFFCELSSLISLSCSDSYLSQLLLFTVATFNEISTLLIILTSYMFIITTALKMRSSSGHHKVFSTCASHLTAISIFHGTILFLYCVPNSKNSRHTVKVASVFYTVVIPMLNPLIYSLRNKDVKDTVNKLMHTTLFKY; encoded by the coding sequence atgtttctgaaagagagaaataaaacctCCCGAGCCACCTTCACCCTCTTGGGCTTCTCAGATCACCCAGAACTGCAGGGTCCCCTCTTCTTGGTATTTCTGGCAGTCTACACCTTCAGTGTGGTAGGAAACCTTGGGATGATTGTGATCATCAGAATTAACCCAAAATTGCACACTCCCATGTATTTTTTCCTCAGTCACCTCTCATTTGCAGATTTCTGCTATTCCTCTATCATTGCTCCTAAGATGCTGGTGAATCTACTGGTAGAAGACCGAACCATTTCGTTTTCAGGGTGCATGgtgcagttctttttcttttgcaccTTTGTAGTTACTGAATTGATTCTATTtgctgtgatggcctatgaccgctttgtggcTGTTTGTAACCCACTGCTCTACACAGTGGTCATGTCCCAGAGACTCTGTGCCATGCTGGTGTTTGGATCTTATGCATGGGGAGTCTCATGTTCCTTGACCCTTACATGTTctgctttaaaattatattttcagggCTTCAACGTAATCAATCACTTCTTCTGTGAGTTATCCTCCCTGATATCCCTCTCTTGCTCTGATTCTTATCTCAGTCAGTTGCTTCTTTTCACTGTTGCCACTTTTAATGAGATAAGCACATTGCTCATCATTCTTACCTCTTACATGTTTATTATCACCACTGCCTTGAAGATGCGATCATCCAGTGGTCATCACAAAgtcttctccacctgtgcctctcacCTGACGGCCATCTCCATCTTCCACGGCACCATCCTGTTCCTCTACTGTGTGCCCAACTCCAAGAACTCCAGGCACACGGTCAAAGTGGCCTCTGTGTTTTACACAGTGGTGATCCCCATGTTGAATCCCCTGATCTACAGTCTGAGAAATAAGGATGTCAAGGACACAGTCAATAAATTAATGCACAccacactttttaaatattaa